The Caulifigura coniformis genome includes a region encoding these proteins:
- a CDS encoding PA0069 family radical SAM protein: MPLPPPKGRGSPIAPPNRFGGQHEEKDLEHVSDDQETLAELARAETTYIPDDSRTVISENDSPDISFRYSLNPYRGCLHGCSYCYARPTHEYLGLNAGIDFETKIFVKHKAPELFREWLSRDKYVPETVMMSGVTDCYQPAEREFRITRGCLEVARDAGQPMGIVTKNALVTRDLDVLADMAARNLVAVAISITSLDPEVTSSLEPRSSRPEARLRAIRELSAAGVPVRVMAAPMIPGLNDSEMPAILRAAREAGARFASYTLVRLPWTVKPVFQEWLDRTQSESVRDKISSLILHTRDGKWNDANFGSRMRGQGAIAEQIKVTFQVFSKKLGFERGGAGLDASQFQPPVGRDGQMRLF, encoded by the coding sequence ATGCCTCTTCCTCCTCCCAAAGGCCGTGGGTCGCCGATCGCTCCACCGAACCGCTTCGGCGGTCAGCATGAGGAGAAGGATCTTGAGCATGTCTCCGACGACCAGGAGACGCTTGCGGAACTGGCTCGGGCGGAGACCACTTACATCCCGGACGACTCGCGAACGGTCATCAGCGAGAACGACAGCCCGGACATCTCCTTCCGGTACAGCCTGAATCCTTATCGCGGCTGTCTGCATGGGTGCTCGTACTGCTACGCCCGGCCAACGCACGAATACCTGGGGCTGAACGCGGGGATCGACTTCGAGACGAAGATCTTCGTCAAGCACAAGGCGCCGGAGCTGTTTCGCGAGTGGCTGTCGCGTGACAAGTATGTGCCCGAGACGGTGATGATGTCGGGGGTAACCGACTGCTACCAGCCGGCCGAGCGGGAGTTCCGGATCACGCGGGGTTGCCTGGAAGTCGCGCGGGACGCCGGGCAGCCGATGGGAATCGTCACGAAGAATGCCCTGGTGACTCGCGACCTCGATGTCCTGGCGGACATGGCGGCGCGAAATCTCGTTGCGGTCGCGATCAGCATCACGAGCCTCGATCCGGAGGTGACTTCGAGCCTCGAGCCACGGTCGAGCCGGCCCGAGGCGCGGCTGCGGGCGATCCGCGAGTTGTCGGCGGCGGGAGTGCCGGTGCGGGTGATGGCGGCCCCGATGATTCCCGGGCTCAACGACAGCGAGATGCCGGCCATCCTGCGGGCGGCCCGGGAGGCCGGGGCGCGGTTCGCCTCGTACACGCTGGTGCGGCTGCCGTGGACGGTCAAGCCGGTGTTTCAGGAGTGGCTCGACCGAACGCAGAGCGAATCGGTGCGGGACAAGATTTCGTCACTCATCCTGCACACGCGGGATGGGAAGTGGAACGACGCGAACTTCGGCAGCCGGATGCGCGGGCAGGGGGCGATTGCGGAGCAGATCAAAGTGACGTTCCAGGTGTTCTCGAAGAAGCTGGGATTCGAGCGTGGCGGAGCAGGACTGGACGCCTCCCAATTCCAGCCACCAGTGGGCCGCGATGGGCAGATGCGGCTGTTTTGA
- a CDS encoding formylmethanofuran dehydrogenase subunit B produces the protein MQTFHDVACTVCGCVCDDLTLTFDGDRLTGDERACELARPWLYSLNEARPPVARLQGAEATLEKAIGEAATLLKGSRAPLIYGLSRSSTPGQRAAVSLADQIGAIIDTTASKGHGPSIMAIQEIGESTSTLGEVARRSDLVIFWGADPAQTHPRHFERYSIEPTSDLLPHGKEDRHVIVIDVHKTQTAAVADEVILVQEGRDFEMIAALRMLVRDPDCSPVVDCGVPLEQLRSLAKRMTECRYGAVFFGLGIASLHLGHLAVEALLELTADLNEKTRFIARRLRVSGDVSGADSVLCWQTGFPFGVDLSRGVPRFNPGEFTTEDLLERGEIDACLLVGSWNLPHLSKKALAFLQTLPLIVLDPPNALPPLVAPAVQFTTAVYGIHAPGTAYRMDEVPIPLRKLVDSPYPTDDDVLHAIAANLKGMADATA, from the coding sequence ATGCAGACTTTTCATGACGTCGCCTGCACCGTCTGCGGATGTGTGTGCGACGATCTGACGCTGACATTCGACGGCGACCGGCTCACAGGTGACGAGCGGGCGTGTGAACTGGCGCGTCCCTGGCTGTACTCGCTCAACGAGGCCCGCCCGCCAGTGGCCCGGCTTCAGGGGGCGGAGGCGACACTCGAAAAAGCGATTGGGGAAGCGGCGACCCTCCTCAAGGGGAGCCGCGCTCCTTTGATCTATGGGTTGTCCCGCAGCAGCACACCGGGACAGCGGGCAGCCGTGAGCCTGGCCGACCAGATCGGGGCCATCATCGACACCACGGCCTCCAAGGGGCATGGACCTTCGATCATGGCGATCCAGGAAATCGGCGAATCGACTTCCACCCTCGGAGAAGTCGCCCGACGGTCGGATCTCGTGATCTTCTGGGGGGCCGATCCGGCCCAGACGCATCCCCGGCATTTCGAACGCTACTCGATCGAACCAACGAGCGACCTGCTGCCCCACGGCAAAGAAGACCGGCACGTCATTGTCATTGACGTTCACAAGACGCAGACGGCCGCCGTCGCCGATGAAGTCATTCTGGTTCAGGAAGGTCGCGACTTCGAAATGATCGCCGCGCTGCGGATGCTGGTTCGCGACCCGGACTGCTCGCCAGTCGTCGATTGCGGCGTGCCGCTCGAGCAACTGCGCTCTCTCGCGAAGCGGATGACCGAATGCCGCTACGGGGCCGTCTTCTTCGGACTGGGGATCGCGTCACTGCACCTGGGCCACCTGGCGGTCGAGGCACTGCTCGAACTGACAGCCGACCTGAACGAGAAAACGCGGTTCATCGCCCGCCGGCTGCGGGTGTCGGGGGACGTCTCCGGCGCCGACAGCGTGCTCTGCTGGCAGACAGGCTTCCCGTTTGGCGTCGATCTGTCGCGCGGCGTTCCCCGGTTCAATCCAGGGGAGTTCACGACGGAAGACCTTCTCGAGCGGGGCGAAATCGATGCGTGCCTCCTCGTCGGAAGCTGGAACCTCCCGCACCTTTCGAAGAAAGCCCTGGCGTTTCTGCAGACCCTGCCGTTGATCGTGCTCGATCCGCCGAACGCCCTCCCGCCGCTCGTCGCGCCGGCCGTGCAGTTCACGACGGCCGTGTATGGCATCCACGCCCCGGGGACGGCCTACCGGATGGATGAGGTGCCGATTCCGCTGCGGAAGCTGGTCGATTCCCCCTATCCCACGGATGACGACGTGCTGCATGCAATCGCCGCGAATCTGAAGGGAATGGCTGACGCGACGGCGTAG
- a CDS encoding amidohydrolase gives MKPLLLASLLQVTLGLAVASAAPPDLILHHGRIVTVNPKFEIVDAMAVTGDRLSAVGSSADVLKLAGPETKQIDLGGRMVLPGLIDSHVHAASAAIYEFDHPVRDMDTVDDVLAYIRERVTVVPEGSWIVVSQVFITRLRDQRFPTKKELDEAAPKHPVMFRTGPDAMLNSLGLKASGIDRDFEIKDGKSGQIEKDASGEPTGMLRGSTRFAKAKSPDRKPNAKEKVEALGKLMRDYNSVGLTGVAERNAGPDTIEIYQAARESGDLTCRTFLCWALDPNQDFEKVKKSLDEAAAHPLHAYNDRLWLRGVKCFLDGGMLTGSAYMEKPWGVSTIYSITDPEYRGVRQIEADRLYETAKYALERDLQFTAHAVGDAATKAMVDAYRRVNSDFPVAPTRPNITHCNFMSSEVIASMKELGVVADLQPVWLYSDGRTLFNQFGNERMTWFQPYRTLFDKGVIIGGGSDHMQKIGSFRSINAYNPWLGIETAMTRIPRRFEGPLHPEQVITREEAIRLYTINNAFILFDEQNRGSLEPGKLADFIVIDRDLLTCPEKEIRDTQVLSTWVGGQKIYEKQ, from the coding sequence ATGAAGCCTCTGCTGCTGGCCTCCCTCCTCCAGGTGACACTCGGCCTGGCCGTGGCTTCGGCCGCGCCCCCTGATCTCATCCTCCATCATGGCCGGATCGTCACGGTCAATCCGAAGTTCGAGATCGTGGACGCGATGGCGGTGACCGGAGACCGCCTCTCGGCTGTCGGCTCCAGCGCCGACGTTCTGAAGCTGGCCGGCCCCGAGACGAAGCAGATCGATCTCGGGGGCAGGATGGTGCTTCCCGGCCTGATTGACAGCCATGTCCACGCCGCGAGCGCCGCCATCTATGAGTTCGACCATCCAGTCCGCGACATGGATACCGTCGACGACGTTCTCGCGTACATCCGCGAGCGAGTGACCGTCGTTCCCGAAGGGAGCTGGATCGTCGTCAGCCAGGTGTTCATCACCCGTCTCCGCGACCAGCGGTTCCCGACGAAGAAGGAACTCGACGAAGCCGCTCCGAAGCATCCGGTGATGTTCCGAACCGGCCCCGATGCGATGCTCAACTCGCTCGGGCTGAAAGCGAGCGGCATCGACCGCGACTTCGAGATCAAGGACGGCAAGTCGGGGCAGATTGAGAAGGACGCCAGCGGCGAACCGACCGGGATGCTCCGCGGCTCCACGCGCTTCGCCAAAGCCAAATCGCCCGATCGCAAGCCGAACGCCAAAGAGAAGGTGGAAGCGCTCGGCAAGCTGATGCGGGACTACAACTCTGTCGGACTGACGGGAGTGGCCGAGCGGAACGCGGGGCCGGACACCATCGAGATCTACCAGGCTGCGCGGGAATCGGGCGACCTGACCTGCCGCACCTTTCTTTGCTGGGCGCTCGATCCCAACCAGGACTTCGAGAAGGTGAAGAAGTCGCTGGACGAGGCTGCCGCGCATCCGCTGCACGCTTACAACGACCGGCTGTGGCTCCGCGGCGTGAAGTGTTTCCTCGATGGTGGCATGCTTACCGGCAGCGCTTACATGGAAAAGCCCTGGGGCGTCAGCACGATCTATTCGATCACCGATCCTGAGTACCGCGGCGTCCGGCAGATCGAGGCCGATCGCCTTTATGAAACCGCGAAGTACGCCCTCGAGCGCGACCTGCAGTTCACGGCTCATGCCGTCGGCGACGCCGCGACGAAGGCGATGGTCGATGCCTACCGCCGCGTGAATAGCGACTTCCCCGTGGCTCCGACCCGTCCCAACATCACGCACTGCAATTTCATGAGTTCCGAGGTGATTGCCTCGATGAAGGAACTGGGCGTGGTGGCCGACCTGCAGCCGGTGTGGCTGTACTCGGACGGCCGGACGCTGTTCAACCAGTTTGGCAACGAACGGATGACGTGGTTCCAGCCGTATCGCACGCTGTTCGACAAAGGCGTCATCATCGGCGGCGGCTCGGACCACATGCAGAAGATCGGCAGCTTCCGATCGATCAACGCCTACAACCCGTGGCTGGGAATCGAGACGGCGATGACCCGCATCCCCCGCCGTTTTGAAGGCCCTCTGCATCCGGAGCAGGTCATCACCCGGGAAGAAGCGATCCGGCTGTACACGATCAACAACGCCTTCATTCTCTTCGATGAACAGAACCGCGGGTCACTGGAACCCGGCAAGCTGGCGGACTTCATCGTGATCGATCGCGACTTACTCACTTGCCCGGAGAAGGAGATTCGCGACACGCAGGTACTCTCCACGTGGGTGGGCGGGCAGAAGATCTACGAGAAGCAATGA
- a CDS encoding AGE family epimerase/isomerase yields the protein MNTMDSPALTLATPEGRQFFRDFYRTDLLNSTIPFWFPRSIDTVHGGFLHCLDHDGSLLDTDKSVWAQGRMSWMLLTLYNTLSPNPEWLAWGLAGLEFLSKHCFDADGRMFFHVTADGRPIRKRRYAYSECFASIAHAAAARALDSDEHATRSCELFDLFYDWNFTPGRMPPKFTDTRPMIGLGPRMMAISTVQELRSNFGVNARHQAIVDRCLEEIETLFVKPDRRVVMENVAPNGDIVDHFDGRQLNPGHAIEAAWFILLEAEYRRDSRLTRMACQMLDWMWDRGWDEECGGLFYFRDVDHKPVQEYWHDMKFWWPHDEAIIATLMAWQMTGDERYAGWHRQVHDWSHQHFADPVHGEWFGYLHRDGRRSVSIKGNLWKSFFHHPRMQWLSWKRLDESVGAS from the coding sequence ATGAACACCATGGACTCGCCGGCCCTCACTCTCGCGACACCGGAGGGCCGACAATTCTTCCGGGACTTCTACCGGACAGATCTGCTCAACAGCACGATCCCCTTCTGGTTTCCGCGATCGATCGACACGGTTCACGGCGGGTTCCTGCACTGCCTCGATCACGACGGCTCTTTGCTCGACACGGACAAATCGGTGTGGGCGCAGGGACGCATGAGCTGGATGTTGCTGACGCTTTACAACACGCTCAGCCCGAACCCGGAATGGCTCGCGTGGGGCCTCGCGGGGCTCGAATTCCTCTCGAAGCATTGCTTCGATGCCGACGGACGCATGTTCTTCCACGTGACTGCCGACGGACGGCCGATCCGGAAACGGCGCTATGCCTATAGCGAGTGCTTCGCCTCCATCGCGCATGCGGCGGCGGCCCGCGCCCTGGACTCCGACGAACACGCGACGCGGTCGTGTGAATTGTTCGACCTGTTCTACGACTGGAATTTCACTCCCGGGCGGATGCCTCCCAAGTTCACGGACACCCGTCCGATGATCGGGCTTGGCCCGCGGATGATGGCCATCTCGACCGTGCAGGAGCTGCGGTCGAATTTCGGCGTCAACGCCCGGCATCAGGCGATCGTCGATCGCTGCCTGGAAGAGATCGAAACGCTGTTTGTGAAGCCCGATCGCCGCGTCGTGATGGAGAATGTTGCGCCGAACGGCGACATCGTCGATCATTTCGACGGACGTCAGCTGAATCCGGGCCATGCCATCGAGGCGGCCTGGTTCATCCTGCTGGAGGCCGAGTACCGCCGTGATTCACGGCTCACGCGCATGGCGTGTCAGATGCTCGACTGGATGTGGGACCGCGGCTGGGACGAAGAGTGTGGCGGTCTGTTTTACTTCCGCGACGTCGACCACAAGCCTGTCCAGGAGTACTGGCACGACATGAAGTTCTGGTGGCCGCACGACGAGGCGATCATCGCCACGCTGATGGCCTGGCAGATGACCGGCGACGAGCGTTACGCAGGCTGGCATCGGCAGGTTCACGACTGGTCCCACCAGCATTTTGCGGATCCCGTCCATGGAGAATGGTTCGGCTACCTGCACCGCGACGGCCGGCGATCCGTTTCGATCAAGGGGAATCTGTGGAAGAGTTTCTTCCATCACCCCCGGATGCAGTGGCTGTCGTGGAAGAGGCTGGACGAGTCGGTTGGCGCGAGCTGA